Proteins encoded in a region of the Rutidosis leptorrhynchoides isolate AG116_Rl617_1_P2 chromosome 9, CSIRO_AGI_Rlap_v1, whole genome shotgun sequence genome:
- the LOC139867389 gene encoding uncharacterized protein: MAKFYKLVPIVLLLITALMVDISARPLNVPNKSDIGAIRDALDVLSLAVIKIGGGGSPAGGKGHAFLTAESFRNIKNSGPSHGGEGHDFTHTNIPGDIKNSGPSSGGKGHRITDVNILVDIKNSGRSPGGKGHHFTDVNILGDIKNSGPSPGGKGHDFTNENILGDIKNSGPSPDGKGHDFKNANIFGDTKNSGPSPGGKGHDFTNANNFGDIKNSGPSPGGKGHGFTNANIVGDIKNSGPSPGGKGQDFIDANIPGDIKNSGPSPGGKGHDFTDAYTLGGIKYSGPSPGGKGHDFTNADKLGDIKISGSSSGGKGHDFTNANTLGDIKNSGPSPGGKGHDFTNAYILGDIKNSGPSPGGKGHGFRDAESLGSIKNSGQVQAERDTSFPIVLKPLGIF, translated from the coding sequence ATGGCTAAATTCTACAAGTTAGTCCCCATTGTTCTTCTACTTATCACTGCATTAATGGTAGATATATCGGCTAGACCATTAAATGTACCGAATAAATCTGATATTGGTGCGATTAGAGATGCATTGGATGTACTAAGTCTTGCGGTAATTAAAATTGGTGGAGGTGGAAGCCCTGCAGGAGGGAAGGGACACGCGTTTCTCACTGCCGAATCTTTTAGAAATATCAAGAATTCGGGTCCTAGTCATGGTGGAGAAGGACATGATTTCACTCATACAAATATTCCTGGAGATATTAAGAATTCGGGCCCTAGTTCCGGTGGAAAGGGACACCGAATCACCGACGTCAATATTCTAGTAGATATTAAAAATTCGGGCCGTAGTCCTGGTGGAAAGGGACACCATTTCACCGATGTCAATATTCTTGGAGATATTAAAAATTCGGGCCCTAGTCCGGGTGGAAAGGGACACGATTTTACCAATGAAAATATTCTTGGAGATATTAAGAATTCAGGCCCTAGCCCGGATGGAAAGGGACACGATTTCAAGAATGCAAATATTTTCGGAGATACTAAGAACTCAGGCCCTAGTCCGGGTGGAAAGGGACACGATTTCACGAATGCAAATAATTTTGGAGATATTAAGAATTCAGGCCCTAGTCCAGGTGGAAAGGGACACGGTTTTACCAATGCAAATATTGTTGGAGATATTAAGAATTCAGGCCCTAGTCCAGGTGGAAAGGGACAGGACTTCATTGATGCGAATATTCCCGGAGATATTAAAAATTCGGGCCCTAGCCCTGGAGGAAAGGGACACGACTTCACTGATGCATATACTCTTGGAGGTATTAAATATTCGGGCCCAAGTCCTGGTGGAAAGGGGCATGATTTCACCAATGCAGATAAGCTTGGAGATATTAAAATCTCGGGTTCAAGTTCGGGTGGAAAGGGACACGACTTCACTAATGCAAATACTCTTGGAGATATTAAAAATTCGGGACCAAGTCCTGGTGGAAAGGGGCATGATTTCACCAATGCATATATTCTTGGAGATATTAAAAACTCGGGTCCGAGTCCAGGTGGAAAGGGACATGGATTTCGTGACGCAGAGTCTCTTGGTAGCATTAAGAACTCGGGTCAAGTGCAGGCCGAAAGGGACACAAGTTTCCCAATAGTGTTAAAACCCTTGGGCATATTTTGA